The DNA window AGGCCGAAGCCATTGTAGTCGAACGAATCGATCTCCCAGCGGTCCCCATTCTTCACCACGTCGTACGTTCTGTAATAAATCTGGCCGTTATTGGTGTATTCTCTCCCGATCAGGGTTCCACCTGTGGGAGCATACGTATTGTTCAGGATGTCACCGGTGACATAAAGCGGGGTTCCCGCTCCGGTCTCTCTTGGAGCGGGCTCGACCGGGTAGGCGATGCCGGCCAGGGCCTCGGCCAGCGAGAGGCCGGTGTACTGCATATCCCCACCGGTGATCGTCGGGTCCGTGATGACCACGAGGATCGGGTCAGCATGCGCGACCCTGTATGCGTGAAGGTTCACAACAAGGTTCTGTTCATCGACCTGAAAATTGCCGTGCCAGTACTTCGGGATCTCCCAGCGCCCGGCTCTGCTGACCACGTTGTAGGTAGTATAAATCGGGGTCGCGCCGCCGGTCTGCACTCCGGCGACCACAACAGTCTCGTTTATACTGATAGTTAGGACATCACCCACCACATAGCGTGGGGTTCCGGGGGTGTAAGCGTTGTCTGCCGTAACCGGTACGATGAGAAGGAGGAGCAGCACTACTGCGAAATATCGCATAAGGATATGCTAGTCGTTCAACTATATATCACTGGGTTTGGTGAGCCCGGGCTATGGGTTCTTTGCCCCTCCTGTGCTGTGCAGTTTTAATATGGGGATTTGCGGTACTTCAGCTCGACTTTGGGTGGCAGGCTGCACATTTGATCAGAATTGTTAAGGAGTTCACAGGTTGAGATCATACTGAAGGTGCAGATGACAGGATCTGTTCGATCATGAGGTGGGCGTTCATCGTCCTGCCGGCTCTGGTTATCGCCCTGGTAGCGGCTCTGGTCCTCGTCCAGAGTGGAACCGCTGCCGACCCCCTGAAGATCAATGGTATCCGACTCTCCTCGGCCGATTCAGAGCCGAATTATCCCACGATATCAGGTCAGTATGTGGTCTGGGAGGAGGATCGAGGAGTAGATGCTCAGATCTGGCTGTACAACCTGACGACAAACTCCAGCCGCCCTCTCTCCCCGCATCTGGGGAACCAGTTCGCGCCGGCCATCTCTGGTGATCGGGTGGTCTGGCAGGACAAGCGGAACGGGAATTGGGATATCTATCTGTACAACATCACGACTGGTGTGGAGGCCCCGGTCTGCACGGATCCTGCAAAACAGGTCAGACCACGGATTTCCGGAGATGCTATCGTCTGGACAGATTATCGGAATGGCAATCCTGACATCTACCGGTACGATCTCGGTACCCAGACAGAGCAACCTGTCTGTATTGACCCCGCAACGCAGTAGCTTCCCGACGTATCAGGGGATCGTATCGTCTGGGAGGATTATCGGGAAGGATTCGTTAATTCAGGAGATATCTACCTGTATAACATTACCTCTCAGCAGGAGCAGGTCGTGGTCAACCTCTCAAGGGGCCAGTGGGCTCCCTCGATCTCTGGTGATCGAGTGGTCTGGCAGGACTACCGTTCTGGCGCGGCATTTGATATCTACATGAGGAACCTGACTACCGATAGTGAACAGGTGATCTGTGCGGATCCCGGGCGACAGTGGCTGCCGAAGGTATCTGGGGATCTGGTGACCTGGGTGGACTCCAGTGGTGAGGAATGGACGATCACCGCCTATAATCTGACCTCCGGGGTTAGGTACCAGTTCGGCTCTGGTACAGCAGATCAGTGCTGGTCTGAGGTGTCAGATGGTCGGGTGGTCTGGATGGATTACCGGGACAATCAGAACAAGGTTTACCTGTCAGACCTGACTGGTTCAAACGCTTCATAACCCCTAATCTAAAGTTCATGGAGATCCCGTATGGAACATTCAATGTTTCTTATGGTCATCGGTATTCAGATCGTACTCGTCATCGTCGTAATGCTCATCTCCTCCAGGGGACTCGACGGCGGGGCTGGTAAAAAGGGAGATCTGCAGTGATAATCGAGAATTTGAATGGTTGAGTCAGACGAATCGAACGACCAGTATGACGGATGGTTCTGCTCTTTGGAATGCCGGCCGGCAGCCCATTGACCTGCGTGCAACCCGATCCAATAGCAGATGCATGGGTTGATATCGCCGGCCGGAGCCGGTCAGAGAATGAAAGAATTTTCGATCTATCAGACATTTTCGGTCCAAGTATTTCATAACGTTTATATGTAAAAAATTATTATTATTATCTACTATGGAACGTTCAATGCTTCTTATGGTTGTTGGTCTTCTGGCTGTCATCGTCATCGCTGTCACAGCCATCTCCTATCTGGGGCTCGATGGTGGACTGTTGCAGGGAAATCTGCAGGGTATGATGTGTGTAGCCAGGCCATACGGCCAATAACTGGATACTTTTAACCTCCTTCTTTTTTAAGCGTCAGATCTGTTATCACATCATCGCATAATAGATTGCGGCCACTGGAAAGAGTACACTGCCTGCAGCCATCACACCATACCAGAGCCAGGAGCCCTGGGCATAGGGGGGGAGGGTTCTATCCAGGTAAATCAGCAGCAGCCCGACGAGGCCAAAGACCATCATTGAGAGGGTGACGAGTTCCTTGGCGAGATATTTGTCTCCTATAAATGCGAAGATGATGAAGAGCGCGGCAAAGACAAGGACCATCCCTTTGTACAGCCTGTCCTCGGCGTCTTTCCGGTTTATCGTCTGCGCAATGAGCGTCGCGACTGCTCGGGCTCTGCCATCCAGGGCCCCGATCAGGTAGACAAAGAGGGTGACGAAACTGATGATCAGAAAGATCGTCATCCCGAACGGAACCGTGTTAAGCGTATGCCCGATCAGCCTGATCATCAGGTCGTTCTCGAAGGCCGACATTCCCTCCTCATTCATCACCACGAACCCGATCGTGAGGTAAAAGAACGAGAGGAGGCCGAGGAGCAGAAACCCGAGGGTGAGATCGAAAGAGACCAGATTGATATGTTCCTTAAAGAAGGCTTCGCCATGGGCCCCTTTAGTCTCCTTCTCCAGCCACATCGAGTAGCAGAGGAGTGAAAGCCCGGTCCCGAGAGAAGCCATGATCGAACCGATATAGTAGAGCAGTTCGTTGTTTCCAAGGTCCGGGGCGAATCCGGCAGCGATGTCAGGGACTGAAAAGTACAGGGTGTTGAGGTTGTATAGCAACCCGCAAACGATGATCACCCCTGCAACCACCATGATCTTCTTGAAGAGCGGGTATGAGTTGTGATACAGGATGGCGGTGATCCCTGCGATCATCAGGATGACGGTCAGTTTGGCAGGTAACTCGATTGGGAGGATTGAGGCAAGCAGGCTTGCAGCCACCATCGCACCAGCCCCGTGGTTCATAACCTCGATCAGATAGATCCCACCGATGACCGGTGTCTCCACGGTCCGGAAACCCGGGACTCTGCGCAGCCCGGCATAGATGTTCTCCCCCTGTGAGACTGTATACCTGGCGATCCCTCTGTTGAAAGCGTACTTGTAGACAAGGACCGCAAGGATGGCCCAGAGGATCAGGTAACCATAGTCAGAGCCGAGTCCGATGAGGGTTAAGAGGCCGACCCAGCCCGCCGAGGACATGGCAAGGGACAGCCCGGGGCCGACAAACCTGAACCTCTTTCTGATCAGATCCCACAGGTGCGGAATGGAAAACATGGATGACGCCATCGCTAATCATTAATGTCTGCCTAAACACGGATATGTATGTCTGTTTAAGAATAGAAAAGACATGTTTTTAACTATCATCTGCGCATCCCTGTAAGTGATCGATCTTACGGAAGTTCCATTGGTATCACGATGGTATAGGCCCGGACTGGCCTTCTTCTCCCTACTGCTGGCCGGCTCGCTCGGCCTTCTCCTGGCCGTTCTCCTCCTACCATCCCACACCTTCGATGGGTATGGGACGGTCAGCAATGGCCTGCAGTTGCTGACCAGTATCGCCTGTCTGATCGTCTGTGTATCTGCATACATCTTCTGGTCACGGGACCTGTTGCTGATTTATGCAGGGTTTGCATTTGGTGGTTGGACCCTGGCCAACACCTTCTGGTATGCCTACACCCTGATCATCGGGCCAACACTGATGTACCCAACCGTCTCTGAAGCGGGTT is part of the Methanosphaerula palustris E1-9c genome and encodes:
- a CDS encoding TolB family protein is translated as MRWAFIVLPALVIALVAALVLVQSGTAADPLKINGIRLSSADSEPNYPTISGQYVVWEEDRGVDAQIWLYNLTTNSSRPLSPHLGNQFAPAISGDRVVWQDKRNGNWDIYLYNITTGVEAPVCTDPAKQVRPRISGDAIVWTDYRNGNPDIYRYDLGTQTEQPVCIDPATQ